In a genomic window of Desulfovibrio sp. JC022:
- a CDS encoding DegQ family serine endoprotease produces MKLKRYIGLLTLITVLILPVYAQADGLPSFVDLAKKCGPAVVNINTVKMVEVGNPMEDFFKFHGKGGNNPFEDFFKQFNNRGRGNGKQPKQKRKTGSLGSGFIISKDGYVVTNNHVVASADEITIKLQNDGHEYPAKIIGRDKETDLALLKIEVKKDLPFLEFANSENAEVGEWVLAIGNPFGLGHTVTKGIISAKGRIIGAGPFDNFIQTDASINPGNSGGPLIDLKGRVIGINTAIIASGQGIGFAIPSNMAENVISQLKTDHKVSRGWLGVTIQDADAKTAKALGLKSEKGALVNSVNPGDPAEKGGMKVGDVILKVDGEKIDDTNDLLRTVAALPPGKTVSIKVWRKGREKNLRIVLGERNGKGVVAEAEKISPKAAEENLDDLGLVVRRVNRKAEAQSLGLDRPEGLLVIEVMQSTPAEDAAIAVGDVILEANQHKVNSIKDLQKIINTEGKKRGLVMLLLKRQGHNIFRTIELKDK; encoded by the coding sequence ATGAAATTAAAACGCTACATTGGATTACTGACTCTCATCACTGTACTCATCCTGCCCGTTTATGCTCAGGCAGACGGCCTGCCCTCTTTTGTCGATCTGGCTAAAAAGTGTGGCCCAGCTGTGGTTAACATCAATACTGTGAAAATGGTCGAAGTGGGCAACCCCATGGAAGACTTTTTCAAATTCCACGGAAAGGGCGGAAACAACCCCTTCGAGGATTTTTTCAAGCAGTTTAATAATCGCGGCAGGGGAAATGGCAAGCAACCCAAACAGAAACGTAAAACCGGTTCACTGGGTTCCGGATTCATCATCTCCAAAGACGGTTACGTGGTCACCAACAACCATGTGGTCGCTTCTGCGGATGAAATCACGATAAAGCTTCAAAATGACGGGCACGAATATCCGGCTAAAATCATCGGCCGCGACAAGGAGACCGACCTTGCGCTCTTGAAAATAGAAGTAAAAAAAGACCTGCCCTTCCTTGAATTCGCCAACTCCGAAAATGCTGAAGTAGGCGAATGGGTACTGGCTATCGGTAATCCCTTCGGTCTGGGACACACCGTGACCAAAGGAATTATCAGTGCCAAGGGCCGCATCATCGGCGCAGGCCCCTTTGATAATTTCATTCAGACCGATGCCAGCATCAACCCCGGTAACTCCGGCGGACCGCTTATCGATCTGAAAGGACGGGTCATCGGCATCAACACTGCCATCATCGCCAGCGGTCAGGGAATCGGCTTTGCCATCCCCAGCAACATGGCTGAGAACGTCATCTCCCAGCTCAAGACCGACCATAAGGTCAGCCGCGGCTGGCTTGGCGTCACCATTCAGGATGCTGATGCAAAAACCGCCAAAGCTCTCGGACTTAAGAGCGAAAAAGGCGCGCTGGTTAATTCCGTCAATCCCGGAGACCCCGCTGAGAAGGGCGGCATGAAGGTCGGTGACGTCATTCTCAAAGTTGACGGCGAAAAAATCGACGACACCAACGATCTGCTGCGCACCGTGGCAGCACTGCCCCCGGGCAAAACCGTAAGCATCAAAGTATGGCGCAAGGGACGTGAAAAGAACCTGCGTATAGTGCTTGGCGAACGTAACGGTAAGGGTGTTGTGGCTGAAGCGGAAAAGATATCTCCCAAAGCAGCGGAGGAAAACCTTGATGACCTCGGACTTGTTGTCCGCAGAGTCAACCGCAAAGCTGAAGCCCAGTCCCTCGGTCTTGACAGGCCAGAAGGTCTGCTGGTTATCGAAGTAATGCAGAGCACTCCTGCCGAAGACGCCGCCATCGCAGTAGGTGATGTGATTCTGGAAGCAAACCAGCACAAGGTTAATTCCATCAAAGATCTCCAGAAGATTATCAACACCGAAGGCAAAAAGCGCGGGCTGGTTATGCTGCTCCTGAAACGTCAGGGCCATAACATATTCCGTACTATTGAATTGAAAGACAAATAG
- the rho gene encoding transcription termination factor Rho encodes MGQDKKIENLNLTELKQKKMSDLMDLAAKFKVENPSGMRKQELIFALLQGCASQNGQIYGEGVLEVLPDGFGFLRSPTYSYMPGPDDIYVSPSQIRRFGLRKGDIISGQIRPPKEGERYFALLRVNEIGLEAPEHSRNLVLFDNLTPVYPDNRFKMENGPKNFSSRVIDILSPIGRGQRALLVAPPRTGKTMMLQNIANSINANHPDVDLIVLLIDERPEEVTDMARTVKAEVVSSTFDEPPQRHVQVTEMVLEKAKRLVERKRDVVILLDSITRLGRAYNAVTPSSGRVLSGGLDANAMQRPKRFFGAARNIEEGGSLTIIATALIDTGSRMDEVIFEEFKGTGNMDLYLDRKLAEKRVFPAIDINRSGTRKEELLLDDGVLNKVWILRKLLAPMNSIDSMEFLLDKMKGTKNNEEFFDMMGK; translated from the coding sequence ATGGGCCAAGACAAAAAAATAGAAAACCTGAACCTGACTGAACTTAAACAGAAGAAGATGTCTGATCTTATGGATCTGGCAGCTAAATTTAAAGTTGAAAACCCCAGCGGCATGCGCAAGCAGGAACTGATCTTCGCTCTGCTTCAGGGTTGCGCCTCCCAGAATGGCCAGATTTACGGCGAAGGTGTTCTGGAAGTCCTTCCCGACGGTTTTGGTTTCCTGCGCTCCCCGACCTACAGCTACATGCCCGGACCGGACGATATTTACGTTTCTCCTTCCCAGATCAGAAGATTCGGTCTGAGAAAAGGTGACATCATCTCCGGGCAGATCCGTCCTCCCAAAGAAGGCGAACGCTATTTCGCCCTGCTCAGGGTGAATGAGATCGGGCTCGAAGCTCCGGAACATTCCAGAAATCTGGTACTGTTCGACAACCTCACCCCCGTATACCCGGACAACCGTTTTAAAATGGAAAACGGTCCCAAAAATTTCAGCTCCCGGGTAATCGATATTCTTTCCCCCATCGGACGCGGCCAGCGTGCATTGCTCGTGGCACCGCCCCGTACAGGTAAGACAATGATGTTGCAGAACATCGCAAACTCCATCAACGCCAACCATCCTGACGTAGACCTCATCGTTCTGCTCATCGACGAACGCCCTGAAGAAGTTACCGACATGGCCAGAACTGTTAAGGCCGAAGTGGTAAGCTCCACTTTTGATGAACCTCCGCAGCGTCATGTTCAGGTTACCGAGATGGTCCTTGAAAAGGCGAAGCGCCTTGTTGAGCGTAAGCGTGACGTTGTCATCCTGCTTGACTCCATCACCCGCCTCGGCCGTGCCTACAACGCCGTAACCCCTTCCTCCGGCAGGGTTCTTTCCGGCGGTCTGGACGCAAATGCCATGCAGCGCCCCAAAAGATTTTTCGGCGCAGCCCGTAACATCGAAGAAGGCGGCAGCCTGACCATCATCGCCACCGCACTCATCGATACCGGCTCACGCATGGACGAAGTCATCTTCGAAGAGTTCAAGGGAACCGGTAACATGGACCTCTACCTTGACCGCAAACTCGCCGAAAAACGTGTATTCCCGGCTATCGACATCAACCGTTCCGGCACACGTAAAGAAGAACTCCTTCTTGATGACGGCGTACTCAACAAGGTCTGGATTCTGCGCAAGCTGCTTGCCCCCATGAACTCCATCGATTCCATGGAATTCCTGCTGGATAAGATGAAAGGCACCAAAAACAACGAAGAATTCTTCGATATGATGGGCAAATAA
- a CDS encoding ribose-phosphate pyrophosphokinase, with translation MNGELKIISGSSNLALSEAICDHLGSKLTPCLREKFSDGEIRIEIQDNVRGCDVFVVQSTCDPVNFHFMELCLMLDALKRASARRVTAVVPYYGYARQDRKVSPRAPISAKLCADCLTVAGMQRLVTIDLHAGQIQGFFNLPVDNIYAAPVLLDELRTRDDDMVMVSPDAGGTERARAYAKRLNAGLAIVDKRRDAPNQAKAMHVIGEVKDKVCVVMDDMIDTAGTMCQAAKVLIDHGAKDVIACATHPVLSGPAIDRLAAAPFSEVIVTNTLPVPEEKIAKSGGKIKVKSVAGILAKCIHNVHTESSVSVLFV, from the coding sequence ATGAACGGTGAACTCAAGATTATCAGCGGCTCGTCAAATCTGGCGCTTTCAGAAGCAATCTGTGACCATCTCGGCAGCAAACTTACTCCCTGTCTGCGTGAAAAATTCAGCGATGGTGAAATCCGCATCGAGATTCAGGACAACGTGCGCGGCTGCGATGTATTCGTAGTCCAGTCCACCTGTGATCCGGTGAACTTTCACTTCATGGAGCTGTGCCTCATGCTGGACGCGCTTAAAAGAGCAAGTGCCCGCCGAGTAACCGCAGTTGTTCCCTACTACGGGTACGCAAGGCAGGACCGCAAGGTTTCCCCCCGTGCACCCATCAGTGCCAAACTCTGCGCCGATTGCCTGACCGTTGCCGGTATGCAGCGTCTGGTCACCATCGACCTGCACGCAGGCCAGATCCAAGGCTTCTTCAACCTCCCGGTAGACAACATTTATGCAGCCCCCGTCCTGCTGGACGAACTGCGCACCCGTGACGATGACATGGTCATGGTTTCCCCTGACGCAGGCGGAACCGAACGCGCAAGAGCATACGCCAAACGCCTCAATGCCGGACTGGCAATTGTGGACAAACGTCGCGACGCTCCCAACCAGGCCAAAGCAATGCACGTTATAGGTGAAGTAAAAGACAAAGTCTGCGTGGTCATGGATGACATGATCGACACCGCAGGCACCATGTGTCAGGCAGCCAAAGTCCTTATCGACCATGGCGCAAAAGACGTAATCGCCTGCGCAACCCACCCGGTTCTTTCCGGACCGGCTATCGACAGGCTGGCTGCAGCACCTTTTTCCGAGGTGATTGTAACCAACACCCTGCCTGTTCCCGAAGAAAAAATCGCTAAGAGCGGCGGCAAGATCAAAGTCAAATCCGTTGCCGGAATCCTCGCTAAATGCATTCACAACGTGCACACCGAGTCTTCCGTAAGCGTACTCTTCGTTTAA
- a CDS encoding M48 family metallopeptidase → MLIRNKIILQTTSLILIFFFSLWMTPQATANSLFGDFTVKDEIRLGKEFDKMVRSRLPVILDPQIDGYVKNLVDRIAKHIPPQPFPIKATVIRNNAMNAFAVPGGYVYVYTGLILNMKHEAELAAVIGHELAHVSLRHVARRMEKMKMVSFASMLGTLAGMLVGIAGGGSNMGNLGSAIAMGSMGGAKSAYLNYTQENEREADHLGMNYLVAAGYNPESMVDGFKVMKQRQWHISNTNIPTYLSTHPGLDSRIGYLEDRFKRMPPEYFKRKNDDAAFFKVQTLIRARLTSPDVALAHYLAIPENKRTCLDHLGLGIVYSRTKKYKLAEQEFNKARALCPSDTLILREQGRFYFTIGKMDKASPLLREAYLRNPRDVMALFFIARIEGVRKNYKQAILTMRRVAEMVPHDQEIHYHLGRMLGESGHYFQAHAQLAYAALYGHDIKQAQFHLKKAEGLAKTKKQRAELKKLQETINPKPPEEEGKGKLE, encoded by the coding sequence ATGCTTATCAGAAACAAAATCATCCTCCAGACCACATCATTAATACTGATCTTTTTTTTCAGTTTATGGATGACTCCGCAGGCCACAGCAAATTCTCTTTTTGGCGATTTTACGGTCAAAGACGAGATCAGGCTTGGTAAAGAATTCGACAAAATGGTTCGCAGCCGCCTTCCGGTTATTCTTGATCCTCAGATCGACGGTTATGTAAAGAACCTTGTGGACCGTATAGCCAAACATATTCCGCCCCAGCCGTTTCCCATCAAGGCCACAGTCATCCGCAACAATGCTATGAACGCCTTCGCTGTTCCGGGCGGGTATGTCTATGTTTACACAGGACTTATTCTGAACATGAAACATGAGGCAGAGCTTGCAGCGGTAATCGGTCACGAACTTGCCCACGTATCCCTGCGGCATGTGGCCCGGCGCATGGAAAAAATGAAGATGGTCAGCTTTGCCAGCATGCTCGGCACTCTGGCCGGAATGCTGGTCGGTATTGCCGGGGGAGGCAGCAATATGGGCAACCTAGGTTCAGCCATTGCCATGGGTTCCATGGGCGGTGCCAAGAGCGCATACCTGAACTACACTCAGGAAAATGAACGTGAGGCCGATCATCTGGGTATGAACTACCTTGTTGCCGCAGGCTATAATCCCGAAAGCATGGTTGATGGATTCAAGGTTATGAAACAACGCCAGTGGCATATCAGCAACACCAATATCCCGACCTACCTTTCCACTCACCCCGGACTGGATTCACGTATCGGTTATCTTGAAGACCGCTTTAAGCGCATGCCCCCGGAATATTTCAAACGCAAAAACGATGACGCCGCATTCTTCAAAGTTCAGACCCTGATCCGGGCAAGGTTAACCTCACCGGACGTTGCCCTTGCTCATTATCTGGCAATCCCTGAGAATAAAAGGACCTGTCTGGATCATCTTGGCTTGGGAATTGTTTATTCACGCACGAAAAAGTATAAATTAGCGGAACAGGAATTTAATAAGGCACGCGCCCTCTGCCCCAGCGACACCCTGATTTTAAGGGAACAGGGCCGCTTCTACTTTACCATTGGTAAGATGGATAAAGCCTCACCCTTGCTGCGCGAAGCATATTTACGAAATCCCCGTGATGTTATGGCCCTGTTTTTCATTGCCCGTATTGAAGGCGTGCGTAAAAATTACAAACAGGCCATTCTGACCATGCGCAGGGTTGCGGAAATGGTCCCCCATGATCAGGAGATCCATTACCATCTAGGACGGATGCTCGGGGAATCCGGCCACTATTTTCAAGCCCACGCCCAACTGGCATACGCAGCCTTATATGGACATGACATTAAACAGGCCCAGTTTCACCTTAAAAAGGCCGAAGGATTAGCAAAAACCAAAAAACAACGTGCAGAACTGAAAAAACTACAGGAAACAATCAACCCGAAACCGCCCGAGGAAGAGGGCAAGGGAAAGCTTGAATGA
- the ispE gene encoding 4-(cytidine 5'-diphospho)-2-C-methyl-D-erythritol kinase, whose translation MTKTILTAPAKVNLYLKIVGKREDGYHELDTLFHPFPALSDTLEVTETGEGCTIHCADFDLPAEDNLIYKAWDKYAQATGFRPGLHIELTKRTPTGAGLGGGSSDAASMLRFLNTHPDSPGLEHDKLNALAAGLGADVPFFLLDGPAWAKGIGEILSPAEVDLSGLTALLACPDVHVNTVWAYKAWSTRDQSTYLKKSDAFNLTTSASGNNRTASQTRVTLFNDFEEVVLPEFPKIRETKEYLLKNGACGAVMSGSGASVISFFKKRETAQKAASVLNSMKVDSVLHTFS comes from the coding sequence ATGACGAAAACAATTCTCACCGCACCGGCCAAAGTCAATCTTTACCTGAAAATTGTAGGCAAAAGGGAAGACGGCTATCACGAACTGGATACCCTTTTCCATCCTTTCCCTGCTTTATCCGATACCCTTGAGGTTACGGAAACCGGGGAAGGCTGCACCATTCATTGCGCTGATTTCGACCTTCCGGCGGAAGACAATCTTATCTACAAGGCTTGGGATAAATACGCTCAGGCTACCGGATTCCGTCCCGGCCTGCATATAGAATTGACCAAACGTACTCCCACCGGGGCCGGACTTGGCGGAGGCAGCTCCGATGCGGCCTCCATGCTCCGTTTTTTAAATACCCACCCGGACAGTCCGGGCCTCGAACACGACAAGCTGAACGCTTTGGCTGCGGGGCTTGGCGCGGATGTTCCCTTCTTTCTGCTGGACGGTCCGGCATGGGCAAAAGGAATTGGTGAAATTTTATCGCCCGCAGAGGTTGACCTTTCCGGCCTGACCGCGTTATTAGCCTGCCCGGATGTGCACGTGAATACCGTCTGGGCATACAAGGCATGGTCAACCCGTGACCAATCCACTTATTTGAAAAAAAGTGACGCCTTTAACTTGACAACGTCAGCCAGCGGTAATAATAGAACGGCCTCCCAAACGAGGGTAACTTTGTTCAATGACTTTGAAGAGGTTGTCCTTCCCGAGTTTCCCAAAATCAGGGAGACAAAGGAATACTTGTTGAAAAACGGAGCCTGCGGAGCAGTCATGAGCGGAAGCGGGGCCAGCGTGATCTCATTCTTTAAAAAAAGAGAGACAGCGCAAAAGGCTGCATCAGTCTTAAACTCGATGAAAGTCGACTCTGTTCTTCACACGTTTTCATAA
- a CDS encoding chloride channel protein: MSPFLNVHMWKDLVRSYRNVSHFRWLVLGVVVGILSGIVAVLFFGAVEVGKHFFMNQLAGLSLPAPEGEELFHGPPGEQLRTWTIPLCLTIVGLITGWLVNKYIPETISGGTDGTDATIKCFHQGGGLMKPIVPIIKGISSVFTISCGGSAGREGPITQMGAGVGSWLAQKLKLSTKERRILLLSGAAGGLGAIFRAPLGGALTAIEVIYREDFESEAILPSVISSVVSYSLFTLFYGTEPIFGIPRFVFHDPRELIFYIALAFACTFAGWMYIRTFRFVKYSVFNQIRDRVGLMWATALGGLMMGLMGMFFPQVLTGGYGWLEMAIMGEIPLMMMIAIVIGKTVATSMTIGSGMSGGMFAPALFVGGMSGGIVGQLAGKYYPDIVTQPGGYVLVGMAAFFAGVAKAPIGPLIMVCELTQGYGLLAPLMLASALCIVLGRSFSLYEHQVESKFDSPAHIEDKTINILEGLHVDTHYKPGRVTTLEEGTTLKALTDIIANTNELYFPVKNDEGIITGILTIQNVRNHLFNPDLFDLILTKDLATKPATLKAGDDLYTALLQFVDSDYGQIPVVSEDDPNKIIGIINRENVFRAYAKAVKELREAAE, from the coding sequence ATGAGCCCGTTTCTCAATGTGCATATGTGGAAAGACCTCGTCCGTTCCTACCGCAATGTCAGTCATTTCCGCTGGCTTGTTCTCGGTGTTGTGGTCGGTATACTTTCCGGCATCGTGGCCGTACTCTTTTTCGGTGCAGTAGAAGTGGGCAAACACTTTTTCATGAACCAACTGGCAGGACTTTCTCTGCCCGCCCCCGAAGGGGAAGAGCTTTTTCACGGCCCTCCCGGCGAACAGCTGCGCACCTGGACCATCCCCCTCTGCCTGACCATTGTCGGGCTGATTACCGGGTGGCTGGTCAACAAATATATTCCTGAAACCATTTCCGGCGGTACTGACGGTACTGATGCGACCATCAAATGTTTCCATCAGGGTGGTGGACTCATGAAGCCCATCGTGCCCATCATCAAAGGGATAAGTTCAGTTTTCACCATCTCCTGCGGTGGTAGTGCCGGTCGTGAAGGTCCCATCACCCAGATGGGAGCCGGGGTCGGTTCATGGCTGGCCCAGAAGCTGAAATTATCCACCAAAGAACGCCGCATCCTGCTCCTTTCCGGCGCAGCAGGCGGTCTAGGCGCAATCTTTCGTGCCCCTCTGGGCGGCGCACTGACCGCCATCGAAGTAATCTATCGCGAGGATTTTGAATCTGAGGCTATCCTGCCTTCAGTCATCTCTTCAGTGGTATCCTATTCCCTGTTCACACTTTTCTACGGCACAGAGCCGATCTTCGGTATTCCGCGCTTTGTTTTCCACGATCCGCGGGAACTGATCTTCTACATCGCGCTGGCCTTTGCCTGTACTTTTGCAGGCTGGATGTACATCCGCACTTTCCGGTTCGTCAAATACTCAGTATTCAACCAGATCAGGGACCGGGTCGGCCTCATGTGGGCCACGGCTCTCGGCGGACTGATGATGGGACTCATGGGTATGTTCTTCCCGCAGGTCCTCACCGGAGGCTACGGCTGGCTGGAAATGGCCATCATGGGTGAAATCCCGCTCATGATGATGATCGCTATCGTCATCGGCAAGACCGTCGCCACATCCATGACCATCGGTTCGGGAATGTCCGGCGGTATGTTCGCGCCCGCGCTTTTCGTAGGCGGCATGTCCGGCGGTATCGTAGGTCAGCTTGCCGGAAAATATTACCCGGATATCGTCACCCAGCCCGGTGGTTACGTACTGGTCGGCATGGCAGCATTTTTCGCCGGGGTGGCAAAAGCCCCCATCGGCCCGCTGATCATGGTCTGCGAACTGACACAGGGCTACGGATTGCTGGCTCCGCTCATGCTCGCCTCCGCGCTGTGCATCGTGCTGGGACGCAGTTTCTCCCTCTATGAGCATCAGGTGGAAAGTAAATTCGATTCCCCGGCCCACATTGAGGATAAGACCATCAATATCCTTGAAGGCTTACACGTGGATACCCATTACAAACCGGGCCGCGTAACCACACTCGAAGAAGGGACCACGCTCAAGGCATTGACCGATATCATCGCCAACACCAACGAGCTATACTTCCCGGTCAAAAATGACGAAGGAATCATCACCGGAATCCTGACCATCCAGAATGTCAGGAACCATCTCTTCAACCCGGACCTCTTCGACCTCATCCTCACCAAGGATCTGGCCACCAAGCCCGCCACACTTAAAGCGGGTGACGATCTCTACACAGCCCTGCTCCAATTCGTAGACAGCGACTACGGTCAGATTCCGGTTGTAAGCGAGGACGATCCCAACAAGATCATCGGGATCATCAACAGGGAGAATGTGTTCCGCGCTTATGCCAAGGCTGTTAAGGAGTTGCGGGAAGCTGCGGAGTAA
- a CDS encoding bifunctional riboflavin kinase/FAD synthetase, whose product MIIAKSIDEIIKPEQGACVTIGNFDGVHKGHQKLISSTCKKARANGLASVVVTFDPHPLRVLVNSKTPPFITLTSQKLELIALHKPDIILALNFTKEMAALSPEEFIKQYLINPLGMKEMVVGYDYALGKGRSGNYETLLELGRKYKYGIERLDPVIINDAVVSSSRIRDLVSEGNVWDVRPLLGRFYQVRGEVVHGMNRGGRLLGFPTANIKLEDELFPKKGVYAIRVEVEGKVLPGVANIGKNPTFGNEALSVEAHILDFSEDIYGKDIRVHFIQRIRSEKKFNGLDELKERIGIDINLAREILSYPESQVRPGLHLSESESGAE is encoded by the coding sequence ATGATCATCGCAAAATCAATAGATGAAATAATCAAGCCTGAACAAGGCGCATGCGTAACAATCGGAAACTTCGACGGGGTCCACAAAGGCCACCAGAAGCTTATCAGCAGCACCTGCAAAAAGGCTCGGGCCAACGGCCTTGCCAGCGTGGTTGTAACCTTTGACCCCCATCCGCTGCGGGTGCTGGTGAACAGCAAAACCCCGCCCTTTATCACCCTGACCTCACAGAAACTTGAGCTGATAGCCCTGCACAAGCCGGACATAATTCTGGCCCTGAATTTCACCAAGGAAATGGCCGCCCTTTCCCCTGAAGAATTTATCAAACAATACCTCATCAACCCACTGGGCATGAAAGAGATGGTGGTCGGCTACGATTATGCTCTGGGCAAAGGCCGTAGCGGCAACTATGAAACTCTTTTGGAACTGGGCCGGAAATACAAATACGGTATTGAGCGGCTCGACCCGGTAATCATCAACGATGCAGTGGTCAGTTCCTCTCGTATCCGCGACTTGGTCAGTGAAGGTAATGTCTGGGATGTGCGTCCGCTGCTGGGCCGTTTCTATCAGGTCCGAGGTGAAGTTGTGCACGGCATGAACAGAGGCGGAAGACTGCTCGGTTTCCCCACAGCCAACATCAAACTCGAAGATGAACTTTTCCCCAAAAAAGGAGTCTACGCCATCCGCGTGGAAGTTGAAGGTAAAGTCCTGCCCGGTGTTGCCAACATCGGCAAGAACCCCACCTTCGGCAATGAAGCCCTTTCCGTAGAAGCACATATTCTTGATTTTTCAGAAGATATTTACGGCAAGGACATTCGCGTCCACTTCATCCAGCGCATCCGTTCTGAAAAAAAATTCAACGGACTGGACGAACTCAAGGAACGGATCGGCATTGATATCAACCTTGCCCGCGAAATTCTTTCCTACCCTGAATCACAGGTCCGTCCCGGCCTGCATCTGAGCGAATCAGAATCAGGAGCAGAGTAA
- a CDS encoding CarD family transcriptional regulator: MFELEQLVVYPSQGVGKVERIESQEIGGATAEFYIVRILSNNVTLMVPVMNAHNVGLRSVCDKDAGMEIFESLKDRSDFTGYTGQNWNRRYREYSEKLKSGDLHDVAYVLKELFLIGRDKELSFGERRLLEQAMGLVSMELSFALGLDQEEIKEEINALFIDVLEKQEEES, encoded by the coding sequence GTGTTTGAGCTAGAGCAGTTGGTAGTCTATCCTTCGCAGGGAGTAGGCAAAGTAGAACGTATTGAAAGTCAGGAAATCGGCGGAGCAACTGCCGAGTTTTATATTGTCCGCATTTTAAGTAACAATGTTACGCTCATGGTTCCGGTCATGAATGCTCACAACGTAGGTTTGCGCTCAGTTTGTGACAAGGACGCGGGCATGGAGATTTTCGAAAGTCTCAAGGACAGATCTGATTTTACCGGATACACCGGACAGAACTGGAACAGACGCTACCGTGAGTATTCCGAAAAGCTTAAAAGCGGAGATCTCCATGACGTAGCATATGTTCTCAAGGAGCTTTTCCTGATCGGAAGGGATAAAGAACTCTCCTTTGGTGAACGCAGACTGCTGGAACAGGCTATGGGTCTGGTTTCAATGGAACTTTCCTTCGCTCTCGGCCTTGATCAGGAAGAAATCAAGGAAGAGATAAATGCACTTTTCATTGACGTTCTGGAAAAACAGGAAGAGGAATCCTAA
- the pth gene encoding aminoacyl-tRNA hydrolase, with product MEYKALITGLGNPGPQYAKTRHNIGFMAVDALAEMAASRKNMRYKEMDISGDFELFSVNMAGNNVLVTKPLTYMNLSGKAVAAICGKFSIPVSNVFVIHDELDLPCGRMKFKKGGGNNGHRGLESIQEKLGSPNFFRIRVGIGRPEFSAQVKDYVLEEFTSRELETAQEMTQAAIKGLNLHFRRGQGTATQFMNSFMPDVPETEP from the coding sequence ATGGAATACAAAGCACTCATTACAGGACTGGGTAACCCCGGACCGCAATATGCCAAAACCAGACACAATATTGGTTTTATGGCTGTTGATGCTTTGGCTGAAATGGCTGCATCCCGCAAGAACATGCGTTATAAGGAAATGGATATATCCGGTGATTTCGAACTATTCAGCGTGAATATGGCCGGAAACAATGTGCTGGTGACAAAGCCTCTCACTTACATGAACCTGAGCGGTAAAGCAGTTGCGGCCATATGCGGAAAATTCTCCATCCCGGTATCGAACGTTTTCGTCATCCACGATGAACTGGACCTTCCCTGCGGAAGAATGAAGTTCAAAAAGGGTGGCGGTAACAATGGACACCGGGGTTTGGAATCAATTCAGGAGAAACTGGGATCACCTAACTTCTTCAGAATCAGGGTAGGCATAGGCCGCCCGGAATTCTCCGCACAAGTGAAAGATTACGTTCTGGAAGAATTCACCTCCCGAGAACTTGAGACTGCTCAGGAGATGACTCAAGCAGCCATCAAAGGATTGAACCTGCACTTCAGGCGGGGACAAGGAACAGCCACACAATTCATGAACAGCTTCATGCCTGATGTTCCTGAAACCGAACCATAG
- a CDS encoding 50S ribosomal protein L25, with translation MSEKVTFKAEVRTKTGKSANRQLRNQGMVPVVFYSQDGENLILSVNEIEFVKMYRKVGTTRLFSLEVEGKTYDTLIWKIQMDPVRPRPNHIDLLGVSADRPLKIDVPVVTEGTAPGVKLGGRMAIYREKLTVACTAATIPAEIVVNIDSMEVGDTVFVNEIELPGGAKVQHDSNFALVRCAAGRGSSGDEEGEESAEAAEE, from the coding sequence ATGTCTGAAAAAGTAACCTTCAAAGCTGAAGTGCGTACCAAAACCGGTAAATCCGCAAACCGTCAGCTTCGTAACCAGGGTATGGTTCCCGTTGTCTTCTATTCACAGGACGGCGAAAACCTGATCCTTTCCGTTAACGAAATTGAATTCGTTAAAATGTACCGCAAAGTCGGAACCACCCGTCTGTTCAGCCTCGAGGTTGAAGGCAAGACTTACGATACCCTGATCTGGAAAATTCAGATGGACCCCGTTCGTCCCCGTCCCAACCACATCGACCTGCTCGGTGTTTCAGCTGATCGTCCTCTCAAGATCGACGTTCCCGTTGTTACCGAAGGCACTGCACCCGGTGTTAAGCTTGGTGGCCGTATGGCTATTTACCGCGAAAAGCTTACCGTTGCTTGTACCGCAGCAACCATTCCAGCTGAAATCGTCGTTAACATCGACAGCATGGAAGTTGGCGATACCGTATTCGTAAACGAAATCGAACTGCCTGGTGGCGCAAAAGTACAGCACGACAGCAACTTTGCACTCGTTCGCTGTGCCGCAGGCCGCGGTTCCTCCGGTGACGAAGAAGGCGAAGAATCAGCAGAAGCAGCTGAAGAATAA